The Komagataeibacter sp. FNDCR2 nucleotide sequence TGGCGCGAAATCTCGTCATGTTCCACCACGCGCGACTTTCAGGCCCGGCGCATGAATGCCCGCTACCGCGCGGCGGATGGCAAGCCCGCCTTTGTCCATACCCTGAACGGCTCGGGGCTGGCGGTGGGGCGCACGCTGATCGCGGTGATGGAAAACTACCAGAACGAAGATGGCAGCATTACCGTGCCCGACGTGCTGCGGCCCTATATGGGGGGCGTGGAGGTTATCCGCGCGGGCTGAGCCTCAGTAAATCATAAGAAAGTTTTTGGTGAAGCTTTTTTCAAAAAGCTTCGGGAAACGCCGCCTTTTTGAAAAAAAAAGACGGCGCCCGAAAATTTTTGTTTTTCTTATCAACAGGTTATTTTCAAACAGCTTCCAGCCCCAGAAACTAGCGCCGCCTGCGCGCGGGGCGCCTGCCCTGCGGCGGGGCGTCGCGGTTGCGACGGCCCAGCGGATTGGCCCGGGCATCCGGGCTGAAAGGGGAGGTACGCGGCGCGCGGGCGCGGATGCTCTGCTGGCGCAGCACATCCTCGATCCAGTCATTCAGGCGCGCGGTCGTGGCTTCGGCGTCCTCACGGTTCACGTAAGCCTCGGGGAAGCGCAGCGCCAGCCACCGCCATGCCACCAGCCGCTTGTGCCGCTTTTCCGCCCGCTCCAGTTCCGTGCGCTCGGCGCGTTCCGGCGCGGGCAGGCGGCCCGTTCCGGGCGGTGGCACGGCATTGCCCGCCGCATGGTCGGCCGCCCAGTGCACAAGGCGCTCGATGCCGTTGTCGCGGTCATCCACCGGGCACATGGCATAGACCCAGCGTTGCGCCAGCGTCAGGTCCGCCACCCCTTCCAGCGCCGTGGCGATGGCGAAGGCCTGTTCCATGTTGGCCAGGCGGTAATTCGGGTCATCGCGCCGCAGCACCGCGCGGCGGATGCGCACCAGCACGCCGAACAGGCTGTCGGATCCGATCTCGGCGGCCACGGCCTGCACGATGTCGGCATCGGGCTGGACCTGCGGGCGCATATCCTCGATCGGCTGCGGGGGGGCGGCCAGCATGGCGTGGATGAAGGACGGGCTGCCCACACCCTCCAGCACGGCGACGACACCCTGTTCATGCTTGCCGTAGCGCCCGGCGCGGCCACCGATCTGCTTGACTTCCTGCGGGTTCAGGTCGCGTGTCTGGGTGCCGTCATATTTGCGCAGCGCCGCGAAGATGACGCGCCGTATGGTCAGGTTCAGCCCCATGCCGATGGCGTCGGTCGCGATCAGGATATCCGCGTCGCCACTGTTGAAACGCTGGGCTTCCGCGCGGCGGACCTCGGGGCTGAGCGCACCGTACACCACGGCCACGCGCTTGCCATGCGCCAGGAGCATGGCGCGCAGGTCCAGCACCTCGCGCCGTGAAAAGGCGATCAGCGCATCGTGCTTTTGCAGTTCATGCACGCTTACGGCGCGTTCGGCGGCGACCAGCGGGCTTTTGCGTTCAAGCCGGATTTCATCGACCGGGTCGCCGCACAGTTCCGCAATGCGCCGCACCATGGGAATGCAGTCCGGCGCGCCCAGCACGAACAGGTGGCGCGCGGGCGCGCCCATGATCGCCGCCGTCCAGGCCGCGCCCCGGTCGGGGTCGGTCAGCATCTGGGCTTCGTCGATGATGGCGACATCCACGGGGTTGTGCAGCGGGCACATCTCCACCGTCGCGGCCAGGTGGCGGCTGCCGGGCACATCGATGCGTTCTTCCCCCGTAGCGAGCGAGGTCGGCACGCCGCGCGCCATCAGCGACTCGCGGAACTCATGGGCCAGCAGGCGCAGCGGGGCCAGCGCCAGCCCGCTTTCGGCCGCCGCCAGCGCATCGAGCGCGGTATGGGACTTGCCGCTGTTGGTCGGCCCCGTGACCAGCGTTATGCGGCGTTTGAGCGCGCGCGCGGTGCGAAAATGCGCGGCGTAGCGGTCAAGTGCCGCGACCTGCGCGATCACGGCATTGCCCACGCGCCGGTTGCCCAGGTCGGGGGCCAGCGGCGTGCGGGCCGGGCCTTCGGCGCTGTCGCGACGCCACTGGGGCAGGTTCTGGCGCAGGGCCATGAGCTCGGCGGGATCGAACTCCCAGCGTTCCTGGCCGCCGGGCTGGGGCACGCGGCGGGCGACGGGCAGGCGGTTTTCGGCAATCCAGCGCAGCGCCTCGCGCTGGGAACAGCGCAGCAGGCCGGGCACGTCGGTAAAGGGGACAAGGCTCTTTTCCCACGCGCGCAGGCGCTGGACTTCCTCGCGCCGGCGGGTGCGGGCCGTGTCCTCTATCTGCGCGTCGCGGTCCCTGCGGCTGCTTTCCTCCCGTTCCAGTTCAGTGGCGAACACATCGGCGTCGGGCAGGGCGAAGGCGTCCGCCACGGCAAGGGCGAGCGTGCGCAGCTCGGCAGGCGACAGCACGCGCCCGGTTCCGTCGAACAGGTCGGCGCGCAGGTTGTCCACCGCCGCGCGCGGCGTCTCGCCCTGGGCGCGCAGCCTGTGTTCCAGCACGGGGGCCAGGGCCGCGAGCAGGCAGGCGTCATCGGGTTCGGGGTCCTGTACCGCCGTGGCCGCGGCCTCCGCATCGGCGCGGGTCACCCATACCTTGCCCGCGCGGCGGGTCAGGTCCATGAGACGCGACCCCCACGGCTTGCGCCGGACGGTACACAGCGCGGCGCGGAAGGCGGCGTCCCCTATCCGCTCCGCGCCGGGTTGCAGCATGCGCGCGATCACGCGCTCCAGCTTCGGGCGTTCGCGGTTTTCAACATGCAGCCCGCTGGATGCGATCGCGGCGTCCAGCGCCAGCAGGGCCGGGGCGGCCCGGTCGGGGAATTCTGAGGTCATCTAGCCTATGTGCGTCATCTGCGCGGCGGGGACAATGGACTCAGTACTTGCATCAATACCGGAAATCATTGAATAGAAACCCGCATCGTACACGTGTGACGTGACATGAGCGCCCCGGCATGGGCATTGTGCGGTGAATTCAGCTTCCCGTGGCGCGTGATATATTTGTTTGTGCTGGAATTCCACGCCGTGGATGGCCTAGACATTCCCGCCTCAGCCACGCAGTGGCGGCGGCCGCATGTTTCAGGACATCCTGTGCCTGCGTTCTGTCCAGCCGGGAGAGTGATAACCTGATGTCCGATACGTTGATTATGCCAACTTCCGAAACCATGCTCACGGGACTCGCACCCGTGGAAGGGCAGGAAGGCGTGTTCCACCTCGCCGCGCCGAGCAAGGAATACGGTCACCTGAACGCGGAAACCGTCCTGTCGGTTCACCACTGGACGGACCGGCTGTTCAGCTTCACCACCACCCGCGACCCCGCGCTGCGCTTCGAGAACGGCCAGTTCACGATGATCGGCATCGAGGTCGAGGGCAAGCCGCTGCTGCGCGCCTACAGCATCGCCAGCGCCAATTACGAGGACCATCTCGAATTCCTGTCCATCGCGGTGCCTGACGGCCCGCTGACCTCGCGCCTGCGCCATGTGAAGGTGGGGGACAAGGTGCTGATCGGCCGCAAGCCGGTGGGCACCCTGCTGCTTGATAACCTGCGTCCGGGCCGCAACCTGTATTTCCTGTCCACCGGCACGGGGCTCGCGCCCTTCATGAGCCTGATCAAGGACCCGGAATGCTATGACCGGTACGAGCATGTGATCCTGAGCCACACGGTCCGTATTTCGGGTGAGCTGGCCTATTCCAACCACATCCGCCATGAACTGCCCGAGCATGAATTCCTGGGTGAGGACGTGGCGGGCAAGCTGCTGTACTACCCCGCCGTCACGCGCGAGGAATTCGCCGTGACCGACCGTATCACCAAGCTGATCGAGACGGGCAAGATCTTTACGGACCTGAACATCCCCGCCCTCGACCCCGAGCATGACCGTGTCATGATCTGCGGTTCGCCGGAGATGCTGGCCGATACGGAAAAGATGTTGCAGGACCGCGGGTTCGATGAAGGCAACAACTCCCACCCCGGCGCCTATGTGGTGGAAAAGGCGTTCGCCGAACGCTGATTGACCCGTGTCCCGGCCCCTGACTGGCGGCCGGGACCTATTTCACCGGGGCCGCATCCATGCGTTGCAGTCCCTTGCCGGAATGGCGTGTGCTGGCTCGTCTTTCCGGCCGAGACAGGATGCGCAACTGGCATGAGTTATGATTTTGATCTGTTCGTCATCGGCGCGGGTTCCGGCGGGGTGCGGTGCGCGCGCATCGCGGCGGGCCATGGCGCCCGCGTGGCGGTGGCGGAAAGCCGCCACTGGGGCGGCACCTGCGTCAATCTGGGCTGCGTGCCCAAGAAGCTCATGGTCCAGGCCAGCGATTATGGCGACTGGGTGGATGACAGCCACGGCTTCGGCTGGAGCACCCGGCGCGGGCACAATGACTGGGCGGAACTGATCGCCGCCAAGGACCACGAGATCGCCCGCCTCAACGGCATCTACATCTCCATGCTGGAAAAGGCGGATGTGGCCCTGTTCACCGGCCATGCCACCATCGAGGACGCGCATACCCTGCGTATCGACCCATCCCCCCTGGCGCCCGACGCGGCCCCCCGGCGGGTGACGGCGCAGCGGATCGTCATTGCCGTCGGCTCCACGCCCACCATGCCCGCCATACCTGGTATCGGGCATGCCATCTCATCCGATCAGGCGTTCCACCTCAAGGCGCGGCCCGCGCGGGTGTGCATGGTGGGGGGCGGTTATATCGGCGTGGAATTCGCCGGGATTTTCCGTGGCCTCGGCTCCGAGGTGGATCTGGTCTACCGGCAGAACCTGCCGCTGCGCGGTTTCGATTCCGACCTGCGCCACGCCCTGCACGACGCCATCGACCTGCGCGGCATCCGCCAGCACGCCGGTGTCTCCCCCACCGCCATCGACCGGCTGGAGGATGACACCTTCGCCGTGACGCTGGACAACGGCACGCGCATCGTGACCGACTGCGTGTTCTTCGCGACGGGCCGCCACCCGAAGGTGACCGGCCTGGGGCTGATCGAGGCGGGTATCGCCACGCAGGAAAACGGGCGCATCATCGTCGATGCCAACAGCGAGACATCGGTGCCCGGCATCTACGCCATCGGCGATGCGACCAACCGGCTGAACCTGACCCCCGTCGCCATTGCGGAGGGGCATATCCTGGCCGACCGGCTTTTCGGGACCACGCCGCCCCGGCAGTGGTCCTTTGACACCACGCCCAAGGCGGTGTTCTTCACCCCCACGCTGGCCAGTGTCGGCCAGACGGAGGCGGAAGCCGCGCAGCATGGCGATGTGGATGTGTATGTCAGCCGCTTCCGCCCCATGCGCAATACACTGAGCGGGCGCGAACAGCGGACCTACATGAAACTGGTGGTCGATCAGGCCAGCCAGATCGTGCGCGGCGCCCACATGCTGGGCGATGACGCGCCGGAAATCATGCAGGGACTGGCCATTGCGGTGACGGGCGAACTGACGAAGGCCGACTGGGACCGCACCATTGGCATCCATCCCACCGCGGCGGAGGAATTCGTGACCATGCGCACCCGCACCCGGGTAACGCCGCGCAGCGCGGGCTGAAACGCCAGGGACGCCACGGCTGAAAAACCGTTGCCAGCTTCATGCCGGCAGCGGTTTTTTTTCATTCAGCGCGGGGCGACCCAGCCATTGCCGGTGGAATCGCCAAGCTGGCCGTCACCGTTGATGCCGCTGCTCTGGTAGGCGCTGCCGAAGCGTGACAGGTCCGTGCCTGTAACGGAATCACGATGCACATGTTCCAGATGGTCGGGGTCCGGCCCATGGTTCAGTTCCATGGACGGCGCTTCCTCATAACCGGGGGGAAGGTGGCCGCGCTGACCATGGACGGTCATCCTGTCCTCGCTCTGGCTGTTGTCGTCCGTATCCGCCGGCGCGGCCCATGCGGTCACGCTGAACAGGCACAGCCCTGCTGACAGGGCGGTTAAGAGTTTCCCACGTGACGTGGCCATGATCCGTAATCCTTTTACCTGTAGGGTGCAGCATGCCAATCCCGCTTCCCGCGGGGAAGTCCCGGCGTGGCAGGCCAACCCTGTTTCTTTTACATAATGGGGACTGAAGGCGGGAATGCGACCATAAACCGTATGGATGCGGGCCGTCTGTGGCCACAATGCAACATCTGCCGCCCACGGGCGGCGGCCAATAGTGCGTGGCGCCAAGAACAGGCTTTGCCATACCGCGCTTTTTTCGACATAAAGGCTCCCCTTCCGCCACAGGCGGGGATTGTTTTGTATCCAGAGGAATTAGGATCCGACCCATGAGTGCGACGCACAGCCCCAACAGTTCTTCCCGGCAGGCCTGGACGCCGGAGAGCTGGCGGTCGTTTCCGGCGCGGCAGATGCCGCGATACCCCGATGGGACAGCCCTTGAGGCCGTGGAATCCCGCCTGCGCCGCTACCCGCCGCTGGTCTTCGCCGGGGAGGCACGGCGCCTGCGCGCGCATCTGGCCAAGGCGGCCCGGGGGCAGGCCTTCGTGCTGCAGGGCGGCGCGTGCGCCGAAAGCTTCAGTGAATTCACCGCCGACATCGTGCGCGACACCTTCCGTGTGCTGTTGCAGATGGCGGTGGTCCTGACCTTCGGGGCGAAGGTTCCGGTCATCAAGATCGGGCGCATGGCGGGGCAGTACGCCAAGCCGCGTTCCGCCGATACCGAAACGAAGGACGGCGTGACCCTGCCGTCCTACCGTGGCGACATCATCAACGGCTCCGACTTTACCGAAGCCGCGCGCGTGCCCGATCCCGTACGGATGGAGACGGGGTATTTCCAGTCCGTCGGTACCATGAACCTGCTGCGCGCGTTCGCGGGGGGCGGTTACGCCAACCTGCACGAGGTGCATCGCTGGAATCTCGGCTTCGTGGAGCGTTCGCCACTGGCGCAGCGCTATGGCCAGCTTGCCGAACGCATTGGCGAGACGCTGGATTTCATGGCAGCGTGCGGGCTGACCGCCGCCACCACGCCGCAGATTGACGAGACCGAGTTCTATACCTCGCACGAGGCCCTGCTGCTGCCCTACGAACAGGCGCTGACCCGCATCGATTCGACATCGGGCGAATGGTATGACTGTTCGGCCCATTTCGTCTGGATCGGCGACCGCACCCGCCAGCCCGACGGCGCGCATGTCGAATTCCTGCGTGGCGTGCGCAATCCCATCGGCATCAAGGTCGGCCCCACCACCACCATCAAGGATCTCGAGCAGCTTCTCGACATCCTCAACCCCGAGGACGAAGCCGGTCGCATCTCCCTCATCTCGCGCATGGGGGCGGGCAAGGTGCGCGACCACCTGCCGCCGCTGCTCGAGAAAGTGATGGCCACGGGGCGCACGGTCACATGGCTATGTGACCCGATGCACGGTAACACGAGTTCCACCAGCACGGGCGTCAAGACCCGTTCGTTCGATGCCATCCTGTCCGAAATCCACGGGTTCTTCGATGTGT carries:
- a CDS encoding helicase-related protein encodes the protein MTSEFPDRAAPALLALDAAIASSGLHVENRERPKLERVIARMLQPGAERIGDAAFRAALCTVRRKPWGSRLMDLTRRAGKVWVTRADAEAAATAVQDPEPDDACLLAALAPVLEHRLRAQGETPRAAVDNLRADLFDGTGRVLSPAELRTLALAVADAFALPDADVFATELEREESSRRDRDAQIEDTARTRRREEVQRLRAWEKSLVPFTDVPGLLRCSQREALRWIAENRLPVARRVPQPGGQERWEFDPAELMALRQNLPQWRRDSAEGPARTPLAPDLGNRRVGNAVIAQVAALDRYAAHFRTARALKRRITLVTGPTNSGKSHTALDALAAAESGLALAPLRLLAHEFRESLMARGVPTSLATGEERIDVPGSRHLAATVEMCPLHNPVDVAIIDEAQMLTDPDRGAAWTAAIMGAPARHLFVLGAPDCIPMVRRIAELCGDPVDEIRLERKSPLVAAERAVSVHELQKHDALIAFSRREVLDLRAMLLAHGKRVAVVYGALSPEVRRAEAQRFNSGDADILIATDAIGMGLNLTIRRVIFAALRKYDGTQTRDLNPQEVKQIGGRAGRYGKHEQGVVAVLEGVGSPSFIHAMLAAPPQPIEDMRPQVQPDADIVQAVAAEIGSDSLFGVLVRIRRAVLRRDDPNYRLANMEQAFAIATALEGVADLTLAQRWVYAMCPVDDRDNGIERLVHWAADHAAGNAVPPPGTGRLPAPERAERTELERAEKRHKRLVAWRWLALRFPEAYVNREDAEATTARLNDWIEDVLRQQSIRARAPRTSPFSPDARANPLGRRNRDAPPQGRRPARRRR
- a CDS encoding ferredoxin--NADP reductase — translated: MSDTLIMPTSETMLTGLAPVEGQEGVFHLAAPSKEYGHLNAETVLSVHHWTDRLFSFTTTRDPALRFENGQFTMIGIEVEGKPLLRAYSIASANYEDHLEFLSIAVPDGPLTSRLRHVKVGDKVLIGRKPVGTLLLDNLRPGRNLYFLSTGTGLAPFMSLIKDPECYDRYEHVILSHTVRISGELAYSNHIRHELPEHEFLGEDVAGKLLYYPAVTREEFAVTDRITKLIETGKIFTDLNIPALDPEHDRVMICGSPEMLADTEKMLQDRGFDEGNNSHPGAYVVEKAFAER
- the gorA gene encoding glutathione-disulfide reductase, which produces MSYDFDLFVIGAGSGGVRCARIAAGHGARVAVAESRHWGGTCVNLGCVPKKLMVQASDYGDWVDDSHGFGWSTRRGHNDWAELIAAKDHEIARLNGIYISMLEKADVALFTGHATIEDAHTLRIDPSPLAPDAAPRRVTAQRIVIAVGSTPTMPAIPGIGHAISSDQAFHLKARPARVCMVGGGYIGVEFAGIFRGLGSEVDLVYRQNLPLRGFDSDLRHALHDAIDLRGIRQHAGVSPTAIDRLEDDTFAVTLDNGTRIVTDCVFFATGRHPKVTGLGLIEAGIATQENGRIIVDANSETSVPGIYAIGDATNRLNLTPVAIAEGHILADRLFGTTPPRQWSFDTTPKAVFFTPTLASVGQTEAEAAQHGDVDVYVSRFRPMRNTLSGREQRTYMKLVVDQASQIVRGAHMLGDDAPEIMQGLAIAVTGELTKADWDRTIGIHPTAAEEFVTMRTRTRVTPRSAG
- a CDS encoding class II 3-deoxy-7-phosphoheptulonate synthase, yielding MSATHSPNSSSRQAWTPESWRSFPARQMPRYPDGTALEAVESRLRRYPPLVFAGEARRLRAHLAKAARGQAFVLQGGACAESFSEFTADIVRDTFRVLLQMAVVLTFGAKVPVIKIGRMAGQYAKPRSADTETKDGVTLPSYRGDIINGSDFTEAARVPDPVRMETGYFQSVGTMNLLRAFAGGGYANLHEVHRWNLGFVERSPLAQRYGQLAERIGETLDFMAACGLTAATTPQIDETEFYTSHEALLLPYEQALTRIDSTSGEWYDCSAHFVWIGDRTRQPDGAHVEFLRGVRNPIGIKVGPTTTIKDLEQLLDILNPEDEAGRISLISRMGAGKVRDHLPPLLEKVMATGRTVTWLCDPMHGNTSSTSTGVKTRSFDAILSEIHGFFDVFEAADASPGGVHFEMTGQNVTECIGGAHRLTEDDLGERYETFCDPRLNAEQSLEMAFRLAEELKTRVRHIGGGAR